The Purpureocillium takamizusanense chromosome 11, complete sequence region caacacatCGAGAGTGAAAGAAATTGGGTACTGTCGTAAGAAAACGTGGTGCGTCTAGGAGGCGAGCCCGCCAGTCGTACCGCACGCGGCCTTGACAAGGCGAACGTGCGACTCTGCAGTCGTCACCTCTGCTTGGGTAAAAGCGGGGTCGAGAAAAGACCACAGAGAGAAAAGGTCGGCGACTCGATCCAAGCGGAATCCTGATCCCAAAGACTCCGCCCAGCGGTGCTCTATTCAAGCGACCACCATGGGCCGGACAATTCAGAAAGTGCCGTGTCCCTCCGGCGCCAGAACGGGGGACAGACGGAGACAAATAAAAGGGGGTATGCCACAGGCCGTGCAGAAAAAACAATGACGCAAGAGGTATTCGGAACTAGGACGCAACGTCGAGAAAGGTGAGGGGAAATAAAAGGATAAAAAAGAGCTCCCATGTGCGATTTCAACGCCAAATGTCCAGTTGTTCTGTTGGTCGAGCATGGTCGGTGCCGATGAGACCAAATAAAAAGAAAACATCAAGCCCCTCGTTTTACTTTCACATTTTCGTCAAGAAGTAGGCACCTCTATCGGGCACGAAAAGACGTTCCGGAGCCGCGATTGAGCTTGTTCGTACGCCAGCCCTCGTACCACTGCTCTCGGCTCGCCTCAcgcagctcggcgcgccACTCGCTGAACACGGCCTCCTTGAGGCGCTGGAAGTCGCAGTGCGTCTCGTTGTACGGGTCGGCGAAGCCCCAGGGGAATTGCCGGCCAGTGACGCCGGGCTCGTAGAGGTCGGGGCTGATGATGGACAGCGGCAGAAATGGCGTGTCGTCCTCCTTGGTCTCCGGTTGGGCCTTGTGTCTGCGGATCGACTGGCTCGAGAGGCGCTTCGAGTTGggagacgtcggcggcgacggcatcatatgctgctcatcctcgatggcatcctcgtcctcctcgtcgatcCGGCCGGAcaggtcgtcgccctcctcgtccaaacccagggcctcgagcgGGTCGAGATTGGCCTTCTTGATGCTGTCCCAGACAGCCTTCTTGAGAACATTCATGTGCTTGGTCGTGACCGTGTCTGCTTTGGCGATGACGGGAATGACAGTCGTCTTGCCGTGAAGGGCGCGCAGAACCTGGAGATCCACGTcgttgtcgaggccgccaaagGTGCGGTTACTAAGGCCGTTGATGCCGCCGTTCTGGTAGCCTGCAGCCTTGCGAGCCGAGGCAATGTTGCGGTCGAGCGCGGCCGGGTCCAGaacgaagaagacggcgtgGATGTGGGTGTCTTGCACGCCCGGCGAACGGATAACCTTCATCTCCTCGGCAAAGGTCTCCTCGAACTTGCTCTCCAGGAAGCCCGACATCTCCCTCAGCTGGAGATCTACCAGGTTCTTCTCAACGCCCTCCGAGTCCCAAATGGTCAGGCCAATGCGCTCACTGTCAATCTCCGTCTCGAGGTAGTGGGGCACAAAAttgccgctggcgggcgccgggACCTTGAAGTCATCCTCTTCGGGCTTGCGGGTTGGGCGCttgtgggcgggcagcgcaaAGGCCGTCTTGAGAAACTCGATGAAGGAAGTCTTTCCCGAGCCTCGTGTCCCGATGACGAGAATACTGAGATTTGAAAATTAGCTCTTGCCGTAATGACGCTCGCCCATCCGACGTGGGGGCGTATGAGACGACACGTGGGGCGAGGCGACTCACTTGAAGGGAGTGGGATCCTTTCTTCTACGGACCCTCCGAGGGCTGTTGATGGTGCTGATGGCACTGCTGGCGTAGCTGTAACGGCCGCGGTGCGTCATGCTCTCGGTGCGAGCATAGGGATCAAAGGGGATgggggggacgggcgggtggtTTGCGGCCGTGTAGGTGCGAGGGGCCTCGGCGGAACCGCGACTGACGCCGTGATGGCCGGGCGCGAGGCTGTAAGCGGGCTCGGAGGGCTGCaggtcgtggccgagggACTTGGAGAGCTGCTCGGAGTGGTTGGTGAACTCGGGCAGCTTGGGGGGGATGCGCGATGCAGcggcctggcgctggcgctcgagctcggcctcttTAAGAGCCTGagccttcttgcccttgccaaAGTCGCCGCTCTTGCTACGCTTGAGCAACATTCCGAAGCTGGAGCGACGCGGCTGGGGGCTGGTCATGACAGAAAAACGGACGAGGTCGTGAGAGGTTGGGCGGCTGTCGATTTGAAGGAAGCGGGCGGTtacgtcgaggcggcgcgggtgcaAGCTGCTGGAATGGACGAGATGCGCCACTGGGTCCAAGGACCGCCAAGGGGGGGGTGGGCAGACGTCAGGTCGGATCAATCAGCCCTGTTGGTTGGGGTGTAGAGGTGAAACGCCGGGTGAGCAGGGCAAGACGATGGACGAGAAAGGGGAGGGAGCCTCTGCCGCGGGTGCTTGTCTTGTGCTATTTGGGTCgtcgccagctgcgcgcggcgcggttGGTGTGCGAagcgcgtgggcgggcggatgaGGCTTTGCCGCTGGGCTGTCCTTGATACAGGGCTGTCGGTGGATGGACCAGGCCAAACAAGACgagagacgaagaagaaTAAGACGCAAGAGAGGCCAAAAAGGAAGGGACACCACGCAACAGGCGGGATCGGCCGGGAACAGGGAGGACGCGGAATGGATCGAGAAGGAGAGGCGAAGAATGGAGaggtgtggtggtgtgggAGAAGAGAGGGCGAcgacccgggggggggg contains the following coding sequences:
- a CDS encoding uncharacterized protein (COG:D~EggNog:ENOG503Q4NT), whose product is MTSPQPRRSSFGMLLKRSKSGDFGKGKKAQALKEAELERQRQAAASRIPPKLPEFTNHSEQLSKSLGHDLQPSEPAYSLAPGHHGVSRGSAEAPRTYTAANHPPVPPIPFDPYARTESMTHRGRYSYASSAISTINSPRRVRRRKDPTPFNILVIGTRGSGKTSFIEFLKTAFALPAHKRPTRKPEEDDFKVPAPASGNFVPHYLETEIDSERIGLTIWDSEGVEKNLVDLQLREMSGFLESKFEETFAEEMKVIRSPGVQDTHIHAVFFVLDPAALDRNIASARKAAGYQNGGINGLSNRTFGGLDNDVDLQVLRALHGKTTVIPVIAKADTVTTKHMNVLKKAVWDSIKKANLDPLEALGLDEEGDDLSGRIDEEDEDAIEDEQHMMPSPPTSPNSKRLSSQSIRRHKAQPETKEDDTPFLPLSIISPDLYEPGVTGRQFPWGFADPYNETHCDFQRLKEAVFSEWRAELREASREQWYEGWRTNKLNRGSGTSFRAR